The window GACTCGCAAATGGGCCGTTCGAGGCCGTCGCACACACAGTCGTTGAGCAGCAGCGCCTTGGGCACGGCCATCATGTCCTCGATGACGGCGCGGCATTGCTCGGTGCAGCGCATGCCGTTGAAGAGTTTGCCGCAGTAGGCCATGTAGCGGCCTAGCGCAGTGCTGCAGCGAGAGTCCCAGTCGCAGCGCCTCCGCGCCTCTGTGCAGCCGATCACGCCGCCGGCACTGCCCCCAGCGCCGCCGGTGCGGGGCAGGCAGGGCTCGATGGCGCGCTTGGTGGCCCGGCAGTTCTCGTCCTGGCTGCAGTCGCAGTCCTCCAACGCCGGGCCCCGCCTGGTCTGGTTGAGCTGGATGAGCGCCGAGATGCAGTGGCTGGGGCACCGCCGCCTATTGGAGGAGGACGCGGCGGCAGAGCCATCCCCCGCGGCCATGAGCACCGGCGCGCACGCCTCGGCGTACTGGGTGTAAGCGTAGGCACAGTCGGGGTCCCCCTGGCACTGCACCATCGCCTGCCAGCAGATCAGGCGTCGGCCGTGCGCTCCGGGAGGAGGGCAAGTGGTGCCCAGGAGCAGCAGCAAGAACAGCAGCCTCAGCGGGGAGCCAGCCGGGAGCAGCCCAGTCCGCCAGCGCCgccctccagctcctgcatgccGGGCTCCCACCATCGCGCGCGGCTGCGGGACAATCGGGGGCGGGAGGTGAACGAGGAGGCGGCGGCGAAGAGGGGAGCGCAGCGACTGCCGGTGGGAAAGTTGCCCAAAGTCCTGCCAAGTGTGTGCATGAGGGTCGCCCTCATCAATCCATCCGCGCGGCGCCTTCTTTGCCTGGGAGTCTTCCGGAGAGCCCCAAAGCGACgccttttcctctctctccctcgtTCCGGCTGCAGCACAACAGCCTCCGCCCCCTACTCCCGGGCTTAGCGAGGCCGTGAGACGGTCAGTGGAGCCTGGGGGGTGAGGGGCTTCCTGCTGTGCTCATGATGCTGCCGCTGCGGCCGGGCTCCTTCTCACGCTGACCTTCTTTCTTCGCTTTTCGCGGGCGGCATCTTTGCACATGCCACAGCGTCCGGGCAAGGCTCCCCTGGGTCAGCTgcagccccgactgggctccgaACTGCGCGCTGCAAGCCTCCTTCCCCCTCTGGCGAGCTGCATAAGAAAAGGCAGCGGGCTCGAGGGAGCTCCTTTCTTTTTTTCCGCCTGCTGCGGCTTCTCTTGCCGACAAGTAGCGTTCTCTGCGGAGCCTTCTGAGGCGCCTGTTTTCTTTCGCGAGCCTTTAAATACAAAAGTGCTctccaagcagcagcagcagcgtgcTCTGATCAGGCCTTATTATGCATGCAtggaaaagcaaacaaacaaaaaaaattagcaaCGCTTCTTCTCCTTTTACACAGCCCCCTCAGCTTGAGCACTTCGGCTGGCTCgctctttctccttttctccactttttttctccctttgctCGGCCCCTTTTCCCTGCCTTGCCACTTGCGATTGGTTCGGGCTGTTGTTGAagctccccccccttctctttctttacgatctgctggaagagggggagggggctagTGGGCAGCTCACATTCAAAGCTTGAAAGGAAAGGCTTAAAGAGATTGACAGCAGCCCCCAAGGAGCCCCTCCTGTCCTTAAGGAGGCTCCACCACAGAGTTTGCTggagtgtcggggggggggggggcacaaaaaaGAAACTTCGCCGTTGTTTGCAGCGGGCGCTCTGGTTTGCATATGATAGCAGTGGGAAGGCAAAATATGGCACAGGAATTATTTCTCCATGTGAGTCACTAACTTTCGAAAATTCTCCCTCATAAACGGGTGCAGGCTTAAGTAGCTTCCAGGACGGGAGATTACTCTGCATCCCGCCCAAGGGGGTTGTGTGTGAAAGTGTGagttgatgggggagggggatggaatCGGCGAGGCAGAAGTTTGCCAAAGTCGGAAGTGAACCGTCAAAGGTGCTGGCGTTGCTGCCCGATTGAATCTTCCTGATGGGCACCTGTCCCCTTAAACCTTCCGTTAACACTGGAGTCCAGAGTTCCTTGCGCCGTCTGTGGGGGTCCGTTCGCCTTATGCTTCGCACGTTTAAAATGCAGTGTTGCCTTGCCGGAGTCTTGAGTTTCCTGAGCTGGACAATGTGAGAACTGGCGTTTGGAGCACAGTAAGGAAAATTTCGTGTAGGTTAATTTGAAAGGTGTTGCATTTATAGCTTAGAGTAACGGTTCAGTTTACCACAAGACTTTTAAAGACTGAAAAGCTAGTCAGGATTTCTTGATCGCTGTTAATGTGGTTGAgaagaattgggggggagggggcgggcagCACCAGATCTCTTGCATTGTATTATGTTGCATTAAAAAGCCATACGGTTGAAGTAACTCCAGGGATGAAAACTTTCAACAGAATAAACCGAGTCTTGAATAGCAACTGATCTGCTGAAATTTAGAACTACTTTAATTTCACTTTTGACCACATGGGGCATCAGTGCTCACCCTCTGTCAAATATTGGCACTTAAAAAACAACACACAatctagaacagtggtccccagcctttttggcactagggaccggTTTTATGGAAGATAGTTTTTCCACAGATCTGTGGGCAGGGGGATAGTTTtgagatgatacaactgtgcacttgatttctattattacattgtaatatataatggaataattatacaactcatggcccggttgctaacaggccacagaccggtactggtccatggcccaggggttggggacccctgatctagaagacTGTCAACTCCAAGTGTCATAAAACATCGAACTAAAGCTCTTTTCCAGAACTAAAAGGTGCCTGGGGGTTGTGTGGagaaattgtggttttaaatctCATGTTAATATAGAAATATACCCTACAATTCGAAGTCAATCTAACTGAACCAAAGCATGCCCTGTATTGCGAATATGGCTTTACACTCAAGATTAAAAGACATTTTAGCCAACTTTTCTGTAGTTCTATATGTATgagagcctgtcaggggagggcgggatacaaatattataaaataaaaatatgtacAAATTTTACTCAGACTTGAAACTGGGAGGCTGAAAGTTGTTTCACCTTCCTAGATGAAAAACACTCCCTACCATGTAGAAAGTAATATAC is drawn from Heteronotia binoei isolate CCM8104 ecotype False Entrance Well chromosome 4, APGP_CSIRO_Hbin_v1, whole genome shotgun sequence and contains these coding sequences:
- the GAS1 gene encoding growth arrest-specific protein 1; this translates as MVGARHAGAGGRRWRTGLLPAGSPLRLLFLLLLLGTTCPPPGAHGRRLICWQAMVQCQGDPDCAYAYTQYAEACAPVLMAAGDGSAAASSSNRRRCPSHCISALIQLNQTRRGPALEDCDCSQDENCRATKRAIEPCLPRTGGAGGSAGGVIGCTEARRRCDWDSRCSTALGRYMAYCGKLFNGMRCTEQCRAVIEDMMAVPKALLLNDCVCDGLERPICESVKENMARLCFGADAGANGAGSSGASDGAQDDYDDEDYEEELPSRSRDELDEVAAVAETGAAGGNGACGLGSPIPWTLLAAASILLLFS